One genomic window of Mucilaginibacter sp. SJ includes the following:
- a CDS encoding Smr/MutS family protein — protein sequence MKYKLGDFVRFVDEKMEGFVTRIIDEQMIGVTGEDDFEIPVLASKVTYVHGYQPAGATKSNNTTDEKPVTPGEFVKKGVYIGVVTDARASSVIHFHLINETSFQLLATLTTDKQQVFKGEFAGIIAPKSTENIYSAQLADLQVWPKLIFSVLFSTKQNVEPPAPLAVHEKFKAKDFSTTKKNIPLLNQAGWLIRLDEPELVIDAQKLKESFFESPTEKIVMEKPVSEVDLHIEKLRDDYQFLSSAEIMEIQLAHFHKALDAAIVHQLPDITFIHGAGNGTLRNELHKQLGRHKKVQTFMDARKEKFGYGATKVLLK from the coding sequence ATGAAATATAAATTAGGCGATTTTGTTCGGTTTGTTGATGAAAAAATGGAAGGTTTTGTAACCCGCATCATCGACGAGCAAATGATAGGCGTTACCGGCGAAGACGATTTTGAGATTCCGGTACTTGCCAGCAAAGTAACTTACGTTCATGGTTACCAACCTGCAGGCGCAACAAAAAGTAACAATACAACGGATGAAAAGCCCGTAACACCAGGTGAATTTGTTAAAAAAGGCGTTTATATAGGTGTGGTTACTGACGCCAGGGCAAGTTCTGTTATTCATTTTCATTTAATCAATGAAACTTCGTTTCAGTTGCTGGCTACTTTAACCACAGATAAGCAACAGGTATTTAAAGGCGAATTTGCAGGGATTATCGCGCCAAAATCAACCGAAAATATCTACTCCGCCCAACTGGCCGATCTGCAGGTTTGGCCAAAGCTTATTTTCAGCGTTTTATTCAGTACTAAACAAAACGTTGAACCACCGGCACCGTTGGCTGTACATGAAAAGTTTAAGGCCAAGGATTTTTCGACCACTAAAAAGAACATTCCATTGCTTAACCAGGCTGGCTGGCTCATCAGGCTCGACGAGCCTGAACTGGTTATTGATGCTCAAAAGCTGAAGGAAAGTTTTTTTGAAAGCCCTACCGAAAAAATAGTGATGGAAAAGCCGGTTAGCGAAGTTGACCTGCATATAGAAAAGCTGCGGGATGATTACCAGTTTTTAAGCAGCGCTGAGATTATGGAGATTCAGCTGGCCCATTTTCACAAAGCATTGGATGCGGCAATTGTTCATCAATTACCTGATATTACTTTCATACACGGCGCGGGCAATGGCACACTGCGTAATGAGCTGCACAAACAATTGGGCAGGCATAAAAAAGTACAAACCTTTATGGATGCCCGTAAAGAAAAATTTGGTTACGGCGCTACCAAGGTATTGTTGAAGTAA
- a CDS encoding DUF892 family protein codes for MSNNTPKTLDNDLLKQVFVHNLNRIYFGKCYLDKHLGHLKGLASFTALQQAIQEFWDDIKKQIERMNKVYTLIDEIPSDKNCNPIKSIVKDEFCLDEEQTIPVLLDMDIMLYLQLLEHINITSCHMLIMVAKQLNYTEAQQLLTECKDESIDNDELFTLISKEYIVAD; via the coding sequence ATGAGCAACAATACCCCTAAAACACTGGATAACGATTTGTTAAAACAGGTTTTTGTCCACAACCTGAACAGAATTTATTTTGGTAAGTGTTATCTTGATAAACATCTTGGGCACCTGAAAGGCCTCGCTTCTTTTACCGCATTGCAGCAAGCGATACAGGAGTTTTGGGACGATATCAAAAAACAGATAGAACGGATGAATAAGGTGTATACCCTGATTGATGAAATTCCATCTGATAAGAACTGTAACCCTATAAAGTCCATTGTTAAGGATGAGTTTTGCCTGGACGAAGAGCAAACTATACCTGTATTGCTGGATATGGATATTATGTTGTATCTGCAGTTACTTGAGCATATTAATATCACTTCGTGCCATATGTTAATAATGGTGGCCAAACAGCTTAATTATACTGAAGCTCAACAATTACTTACCGAGTGTAAAGATGAATCAATTGATAATGACGAGCTTTTTACACTCATTTCCAAAGAATATATTGTTGCTGATTGA